The DNA sequence TCCGATAAAATGCTGATTTTTACATGGTAACAGCAGGGAGAAGCAATGAAAAAGATCAGCCGGTTTTTCTGGTTTTGTGCGGGAGCTAATATTCCCCTTCTTGACAAACATCCCACCGAGCATAATAAATATTTCAGCATAGGAGCGACGGTGGTTTTTACCGCGCTTTTTGCCGCGCTGGCCGGCGGTTATGCCTTGTATTTTGTTTTCTCAGGCAGTCCGGGCGCGGTACTGCTCGTCATCTTCTTTGGAATACTCTGGGGGCTGGCCATCTTTAATTTAGACTGCTACATTGTATCCAGCATCAGTAAGCAGGACACAGCCTGGAAGCAATTCCTGCAGGCCAGCCCCCGCATTATTCTCGCCGTGTTGATCGCTATCGTGATCGCCCGCCCCCTGGAACTCAAAATATTCGACAAGGAAATACGGGCGGAACTAAAGGAGCAATTTCTCGCAGATGCTAAAGCGCGCATCGATACCGTTAATAAGAGCTTTGATAAGAAATACGCCCTTGAGTCCGGCCGGGCAGCCGCGCTGAAAGCGGAAGGCGATAGCCTGTACAAGGAGATCAATGAATTAAGATACGTACTGAACCAGGAATTCTTCGGAGAAAAGACCAGTCAAACGTCGGGGATCCAGGGCTATGGCCCCTATTCAAAGAAGAAGGAGGAGGTCATCCGGCAAAAAGAGGAAAGGCTCGCCTACCTTCGAAATGAATACGCCCGCGCCGATAGCTTTATCCTGGTTCGCAAAAAGGCCGACGGGCTTCTGGACCAGGTTATCCCCGGAGAAGCAACCCTGGATAGCCTCGCGAGCCTCGCCGGCTTTGCCGATCGCAACAGCGCACTTTCCGGGATCTCCGAATTAAGCACCGGCCAAAACGACAAAAGTACCGCTGGCGCCGTACTGTTTATTACCCTCCTTTTTGTCGCTTTTGAATGTATGCCGGTGTTTGTAAAGCTCATTTCTTCCAAAGGCCCCTACGATGAAGAAATCCTTACCCGTGAAACGCTCCGCATACGCGAACTTGAACGGGAGCGGGAGGCAACGGAACGTATCAAAAACCGGACGCAGGAAACATATATAGATGCCGAAGCTGGAAAACAAAGCTCCATTATCCGCAGCAAAGCAATAGCCGAATTGGAACTAACCGAAACCGCCATCGAAGCCTGGAAGAACAAGGAACGCAAGGGCATCGCCGAAAATATCACCGATTATATCCGGATGAAGTAGGCCTCCGCTTGATTTCCGGCCGGAAAGGCGCAAATGCCGTAGAAATGCCGGGGCTTAAATATTGCATTCCGAAGGCGTTAGTGTTACTTTTGGTTTAAAATTACTGTTATGAATAATAGTTCTTTGGCTCAGGAGATCATCGCTCTGCGAAAAAGTAAAAGGCTTTCGCAGGAAAAGCTGGCCGAGCTGGCTTCCATTAACCTGAGAACATTGCAGCGTATTGAAAAGGGGGAAACCGAACCGAGAGGTGATACGCTCAGGCTAATTGCTGCGGCATTGGAGGTACCACTGGAAAACCTGTTCTACGCCCTGGAAAAGAAGGACGCGCAGGAAAAGAAGGACCCGCAGGAACAGAAGGACGTGCCGGAAAAGGAAGATTTGCCAGAAAAGGAAGATAAAAGCTTTCTGCACTTCCTGAACCTATCCGCCTTGTCATTCTGGTTTATTCCTTTTGGAAATATTTTTGTGCCGATGTTCCTTTGGCATATAAAAAAGGATCAGGTAAAGAATGCCCGGAACCTTGGAAAGCGCATTATTAACTTCCAGATCACCTGGTCGCTGGCAGCTTTCTTGTTATTTTGCTATCTGATTATGGCGAAAATTATGCATCTTCAATTGTTTTTTCCGCCTATCGTTGGCTGGCTGATGCTGCCAGGATTTTACATACTGAATACCTTCCTGATACTGCTGGCATCTTATCAATTAAACAGCGGCAGGGAGAAAATTTTTTCAGCTTCTCTGAAAATAGTTCGCTAAGCTTTAACCCGGCAATACCTCTTTGCCGGAAAGATCGAATGTTTCCGGTTGTGCTTCAGATCTGATGTCGGGTCAGCGATCGTTTGATGTTATTTTCGCCTCGCTGACTTCCAGATTCTTGCCGGACTCAGTTTCGGGCAATGGCTTTGCCGGAACCGCTGCTTGATATGCTTTTACGGACAGGGTTGCCACTGTAGTGAACATTTCCGGAGCCGCTGATACGGGCCTCAAGTTCCTCCTCAACCCTTAGCCAGGCATTTCCGGAACCGCTGATATGGATTTCCGCCTCGTTGACTTCCAGGTTCTTTCCGGAAAAGTCGCCCGATCCGGAAACCCGGATATCTGCTTCGCCGCTGCTGCCTGAGACGACCAGTTTCCCGGAACCGCTGATATGGCTTTCCAGCGAAGATACGTTAATGGGCGCTTGTATGTTTCCCGATCCGCTTACATACAAGCCAAGGGAATTATTGCGCAGCTCGCTTTCAGATTTGATGGTTCCGGAACCGCTTACGGAGAGAGCATTGAGTTCCTTATACGTGATGTAAATATTGACGGGCCCATTATCAATCCAGCCCTTCCAATCCCACCATTTCCTTTCGGTGTAAATTTTCAGCGTTCCGTCCCTGACCTCGGTCTTTATCTTATTCATGGTTTCGGAATCACCTTCCATCCGGAGGCTTTCCCTGGCGCCTTCTTCAATAAAAACTTCAAAGGAGCCTTCCAGGCTAATGGCCTCGAACCCGGATATGTCACGGGACTGCGAATTTTGCGCGGTTGCACTAGGTATACAGCCTGAGAGAAGAATAATGCTGATCAAGAGTTTTGCGGGAAACCTTTTCATATTGTTGGGTTTTCTATATAAGACGCTCCCAAAACGGAAAAAGTTGCAGGTCACTGCCGCTTCTCCGGCCTTCTATTTATTGCCGGGTGCTTACGAATGAAGAGGCGGCGATATTCCAATCGTGATTACGCATTAAACCGAAATTCCGGTAGTACAACCGTCCTTTGGTATTTATGAGGGCCAGTTTTCCATTGTTTGCCGAGATGGCGCTTCCATCGCTTCCATCCAGCTGGGTCCAGTTATTTCCCTCCCGCTGGTATATATTGCCAACTGTATTTGTGAGAAAAACGGTTCCGTCATTTGCAACGGTAATATCCCGGCCATCGCTGCCGCTGGTCTGCGTCCAGCCCGAACCGTTGAACTGGTATATTTTTCCAACAGTATTGATGAGCCATACCTGTCCGCCTCCTGCGGCAATTCGGATTCCGTCGCTGCCTGGCATCTGCTTCCATGAGGATCCCTGAAATTGATAGATCTTGCCGGCTGTGTTCACCATCCAAATGGCGCCGTCCTGGTTAATGGCTATATCTATTGCGTCGCTGCCGGGCATTCTTTCCCAGGTTTCGCTTATTAACCGGTAAATCATCCCTTCTGTATTGACCAGGCAGACGCTGTTATTATTTGCGGCAATGGAACGTCCGGCGCTTCCCGACAAGCGGCGCCAGTCCTTGCCTTCGTACCGGTAAATAAGGCCTGCGGTATTCACCAGGTAATAAACTCCGTTAGCATCAACAGTGATGTCCCTGCCGTCGCTGCCAATCAACAACTTCCAGGTTTGGCTGTGCAGCGTTTTCCTGGCAACGGCAGATGCGCAGGGGTCTTTCCGGAAATAATCAGATATAATTTCCCCTTGCTGCTCAGCATTATAATCGCCCAGCGTTTTTGTTGCATCGCAGACATAAGAATAAGCGTCGTCAGATAGTACCTGGTTATCAATTGCCTGGGCGCCATACCATAGCAAACCATAATGTTCAATTTGCCATGCATGGGTAAGCTCATGCGCGAAAGCTGCTTTATTGCTGTCAGAATCCAGGCATTTATCATAAAGTGCGCCCATGTAGATCCTGATGTGGCCGTCAATGGTCGGGCGAACATAAGGCCTGCCGCCAAGTCCCGTACCGTCCGTAATGGTGATTTCATCGCGCGGAGGAAATTCCCTTTCAAAAATGGACAATGCGAACTGGTACTCTTCCGTTGAGATCCTTCTTTTTTTCATGACTTTGCTTTTTTGTTTTCCGGCAACAGGTCAAAGTCGTTCCAATCCAAGCCCTGGTATTTGTCTGGCTTTTTCGGTGTCGCCTTGTACAAATATGCGGTAATAACTACCTGGATAAATAGTAAAAAAGCGGCAAGATAGCGCAGGCATCAGAATGTACTTAACTCGGACGGGCGGAAAATGTGTTTGGTTTGAAAGTGATCAGATAAGCTGTAGCGTGGATTGGCTGCTGCCAATAAGGCGGCGTCTATTGATCAGGATTTCTACCAGATTTTACCCAGTCAAGATAGTTTTCAATCTGCCCTCCTAAATAGTAAGGAAGATTCAACAGCAGGTATTTTTTGCCGTTTAGTGTAAATATGTGATCTGTTTTAAGTTTTCCATTGTATAGTCTTACCGCCAGGTTATGCGGAGCAGTATCCATAAATGCGTGCAAAGATCTTAGGGACCCTGTAGAACCGGATTTTACTTCAATGGGAATAATATTTCCATTGTGTTGCATTACAAAATCAACCTCCGCAGAGGCGTCTGCCTTTTGGCGTACCCAAAAATTAAGACTGTTAAGTACCTTGAATTTCGATGCAAGCAGTTCCTGACCTCCTTTAGGATGTTTCTATGCAACATTTTTCCCATTTTGGGGGCAAATTTACAAAATAATCGCCCTGTTTTGTGGGTAAATTCATGAAAATATTACCCTATTTTGACGGCAAATCTGAAACAACTACGGTATGCCATTACTTCAAACCGGGCTTGTTGCCCGGGAATTCAAATCACTTTGCTTATGGAATAAACACCAACGGCGAGGATCACCAGCGCGCTTATCCAGAGGCTGACATCATAAAAGCGGGTTGGGAGGAGGTTTGCCGGCGTGCGCCGGTACCTGAAATTATACGCGGCAAAAACAACGATCAGCAGCAGGATGGATGTACTGAACCCGCCTAGCAGGATCATCAAAACCGGGAGCTTAATGAAGAGGTAGAGCAGCGACCAGGCAAAGGGAAAAACCCAGGCCATGATGGCAATGCTTTTTTTCCTTGTTTCCTGCCGGTAAAAATCAAGCCAGCCTATTTGCCCGAAGGCATCGGAGAAAATGCGCGTCCAGCTGGCCAGGGCGGCAAACAAGGTAGAGTAAAGAACAATAAAGGCACCCAGCAGGTATACCGATTTTGCCCAGGGGCCGAGGGTTTCCGTATAAATATAGGACAAGGTCTCAATCATTGCGTATCCTTCCGGTACGGTGCCCTGGCGGTGCAGGATAGCTGCACCCAGGAGATAAAAGGCTGCTGTTACCAAGGTATAAATGAGCATGGAAAAGAGGGCATCCAGGTACATCACCGATATCCATCCCTTCGCCCTGCGCTGCCATTCCGGAGTATCCCGGTAAGGGCCGGTAAACCGGGCATAGCCCTTCTCAATGCACCAGTAATTATAATACATGATCTCATCCCCGCCTACGCCGGTAATGCCGAAGGCGGCGATCGCCACGCCAACAGCCGCCACGGGCAGGTTGAATGATAACCCGCTGGCTATTTCATCCCAGCCTAATGCGTATGGGGTATATTGAAGCGAAAAAAGCGAGGCAAAGGTCAGGAGCGTGAATAAGCCGATCATCAGGAGGCAAAGTTTTTCGACCGAACCATAATACCCTTTATAAACCAGTAAGGCGGCCGAAATGGCTGCCAGAAAGGTCCAGGCCGGAACCGGAAGGAAAGCGAAGGCGATATGCAGGGCAATCGCTACCCCTCCAATGATACCGCCCACCTGCAGTAGCTTGAACAGCTGGATGAAAAGCCAGGTCCAGATGGTCCAGCTGGCCTTGCCCAGGCGGGGGCCGGGAAGCCGGTTGAAGGCGGCCATAATGGTCTCGCCCGAATAAATAGCATGCTTGCCAAATTCAAGCTGGAGCGTTACTTTCACCAGGCAGCTCAGTAGGATTACCCAGAAGGTAATAAATCCCGCTTTCGCCCCAAGTGTAGTGGTGGCGATCAGTTCCCCGGAACCGACGATGGCTGCCGAGAGAATAAAGCCGGGGCCTAATTGCCGGAATTTCCCGGAAAATGTTACCGGCGGCTCCCGGATGCTGTCCTCCGAGAGCAGGTAAGGATCTTCCCGCAACGGGTTGTTTGTTGGTTCAGGCAAAGCTTCTTTTTACCTAATTTAGCACATTTGTCCGAATAATCCTTAACGGGGTCCGGAATTTCCCGCAAAGGCATCATCTCGCCGCGATTTGCATTTCCCGGATGAGGTCCATCAGGTATCCGGGGTATATGCCAAACCAGACCAGCATCAGCAGGAGGGCGGCAAGCGTAGTGCCTCCGATTATATAGAATGCCGGGTGCAGCGATTCGCTTGTTTCCCGGGCATCCGGCGGCTGGAGCATCATGACTACCAGGCGCAGGTAATAGAATAGCCCGATAACGCTATTGATAACCAGCATAATGACCAGCAGCCAGCGGCTGGAATCCACGCCGGCTGCCACCACGTAGAATTTGCCTATGAAACCGGCGGTGAGCGGAATGCCCGCTAGTGACAGAAGCATGGCGGTAAATACCAGGGCCAGCCAGGGGCGGTTCCAGAGGAGGCCTTTATAGTCTTCCATCTTTTCGGCATCGCGTACGGGATCGGAAAGCACGGTAAGGACGCCGAAGGCGCCCAGCGTGGTGATGAAATATGCAACCAGGTAAAAGATGACGGCTTCCACGCCGGCGCCGCCCGCATTTCCAGCAACGGCGATAAAGGCTACCAGAAGGTAACCCAGGTGGGCGACAGAGGAGTAGGCCAGGAGGCGTTTTACATTTTGCTGCATAAGCGCAAGCAGGTTTCCTGCGAACATGGAAATAATGGCGATTACCGAGAAAATAAGCAGGAGTACAGGGTAGCGGTAAGCATTCACCTCTGCAAAGAAGCGAAGCAAAAGGATCATCATTCCCCCTTTGGAAACAGTGGCGATAAAGGCGGTTACCGGGGCTGGAGCGCCCTCGTACACATCGGCAGTCCACATATGAAAGGGCACCACAGCCAGCTTGAAGCCGATGCCCACGATCATCATTCCGAAACCGGCCATCAGCAGCGGGGTAAGCTGCTCCATCGCTGCCAGGGATTTGCCTATTTCCGGGAAAGACATATTCCCGGTCTGCGCGTAAATAAGCGCCATGCCAAACAACAGGAAGGCGGAAGAAAAGGCGGCCAGGATCAGGTACTTAATACCAGCTTCATCTGATCTTTCGCGGCGGCGAAGGTAGGCGATAAGGCCGTAAAGGCTTACGCTAAGTGTTTCCAGCCCCAGAAACAGGGAAGCGAAATGCCGGCTGATGACCAGGACCAGTGCGCCCAGGGTAGCCAGGACCAGCAGCACATAATATTCTTCCCTGCGGCTTTCTCTTTGTTCAAAATAGCCGTAGGAAAGGAGGGTTACGGCCAGCGCTGCCAGCAGGATAAGCCCCATGCTGAAAATGCCTGCGCCGTCAATGATAAAGAGCGGCTCAATAATATGCGGAATGCTGTCATATGAATAAAAAACTCCTGCAAACGCGGCGAGGAAGGAGAGCAGGGTCAGTATATACATTAACAGGTGATTGCGGCGAATGGCAATGGCGCTGATCAATACGAGGGCTGCTGCCGAACAGATCAGTAAAGGGAGAATGCTCATAAAATCAGTTCCGTTCATCGAAGACCTCCTTTTCGCCGGGTTGGATTTTCAAAGTATTCTCCGCCTGATTTAGCGCGGGGGCGCCGGGTGAGATGTTGAAGACGCTTCCTGGCTGGTTTAGTTTCATGATCGCATTTTCCGATGTTTCCAACGCTTTTTGCGGAAATAAGCCAAGCCAGATGATCGCCGCCACCAGGGGCATCATGATCAGGTACTCCCGGAGCCGCATATCTGGAAATTCCCATTCCTTCTGTGTTTGTCCGAAAAACACTTTCTGCATAATGCGCAGCGAGTAGATAGTGGCGATTACCAGGCCCGTCGCGGCCAGTACCGTCATTAGCCGGTTGGAAGGCCAGGTACCGTTTAACGTGAGGAACTCCGCAATGAAATTTCCCAGGCCCGGCAATCCCAGGGAAGCCATGACAAAGACCATCATGGCGGCGCCGAGCGCCGGATGCCCTTTCCACAAACCTCCCATTTGGGTAATGTCCCGGGTATGCGTACGTTCGTACAGCATTCCTGCCAGGAGAAATAAGGCTCCCGTGCTGATGCCGTGGGTGATCATTTGCATCACTACTCCCTGCAGCGCCATTTCAGTAAAGGCAAATACCCCCAGCATGACGAAACCCATGTGGCTTACGCTCGTGTAGGCAATGAGCCGTTTCAGATCGGTTTGGGCAAAGGCGAGCTTGCCTCCGTACAGGATCCCGATCACGCCCAGCAGCATTCCCCAGGGAGCGAAGTTCATGGCTTGTTCCGGGAACAGCGGCAATACAAAGCGGATCAGGCCATAGGCCCCGGTCTTTAGCAGCAATCCGGCCAATACCAGGCTGCCGGCGGTAGGGGCTTCTCCATGCGCATCGGGAAGCCAGTTGTGGAAGGGGAAGGCGGGCAGTTTCACGATAAAGGCAAGGAGGAAGCCGCCCATGAGCCAGCCGGCAATACCTGCCGGTAATTCCGTACCCAGTAAGTCAAAATAATCGAAGGAATAGTTCCCGGAGCTTTGTCCCTGGATGAAATAAAGCCCCAGGATGGCCAGTAACATGAATAGCCCGCTGGCCTGCGTGAAAATAAAAAATTTATAAGCGGCGTAAATGCGGTTTGCGTGGCCCCAGATACCGATCAGGAAATACATAGGAATGAGCATGACTTCCCAGAAAAAATAAAAGAGAAAAAGGTCCATTGTCAGAAATACGCCGGTTATGCCGGCGAGTACCCAAAGCAGGTTAAAATGAAAGAAGCCGGGCCGCTCCCTGATCTCTTTCCAGGAGCAAAGCACGCCCAGCGCTCCCAGGAAAAAGGTAAGCAGGAGCATTAGCAGGCTCAGGCCGTCGAGCGCTAAATGAAAGCGGATGCCGAAGCGGGGGATCCATTCCAGGTTCAGGTCTGTTATCCATTCCCCGGGCGATGGGTTTTGCAGCCAGATTCCCAGGGCGATGGCGAAGTCAAGAAGCACCGCTGCCAGGGCCGTATACCGCGCCAGCAACACATTCCAGCGGGCAATCAGCCAGGAAAGCAGCCCTCCGGTCAGCAGGATCAATATCAGCCAGGCGAGGATCATATTTAAAATAGTTTCATGCTAAAATGCTAATAGTCAAAATAATAAGGGCTCCTATCGCAGCGCCGAGAATGTATTGCCGGAGGATTCCTGTTTGGGTTTGAATAAATTGCCTGTTCAGCCAGAAGCTGAAGGAAGCAAGGCTTGTATAAAATTTATCCGTAATATCTTCACGGTTGATGGCAGCCAGCCATTTATAGGGCCTTACCAAGAGGGCTCCGTATAATTGGTCAAAGGCCCATCCGGAATGAAAAAGCCGCTGCAAGCCCCTGGTGCTTTTATCCAGTCCGGGCAGCAGCTGCGGTTTCCGTATAAAAAACAACCAGGAAATATAAATGCCTCCAAAAGTGAGTATCGCGGCGATGCCCTGGGAGAGCCATTCCAGTGCGATGGACTCCCTGACGGAGTGGGATACCGGCAATACGGTATTCAGAAAGCCGGAAAATAAGGTAATATGCCCCAGGTTATGCGGTAATTCGATAAAGCCGGCAAAGATGGAAAAGAAAGCAAGGATCAGCAGCGGGACAGTCATCGCCTTGCCCGGATGATGAGAAACGGCTGTTTTGACTTCACCCCAGAAGGTGATGAACACCATCCGGAAGGTATATATAGCGGTAAGAAATGCTCCCGTTAACGCTGCAAGCCATAGCCAGGTACTGCCATTTTCACCGGCGAAGGCCAGCCAGACGATCTGGTCCTTGCTGTAAAAACCGGCGGTGATAAGGGGCAGCGCAGCCAGGGATGCGGAGCCGGCGAGAAAAGTCCAATAGACCACGGGAAGTTCCTTGCGCAAGCCGCCCATTTTGAACATATCCTGTTCGTGATGCAGGGCTTCGATCACGGCGCCCGCTCCCAGGAATAGCAAGGCCTTGAAGAAAGCATGGGTAAAAAAATGGAAAATGGCGGCCGTCCATGCGCCGAGCCCCAGCGCCAGGAACATATACCCGATCTGGCTGATGGTGGAGTAGGCCAGCACCCGTTTCAGGTCCCGCTGGCAAAGGGCGCTGAACCCAGCAATGAGCAGCGTCAGAGCCCCGATAAGCGCCACGGTACTCATTGCCGCGGGAGAAAGCTCGAAGATGGGATGCATCCTGGCGATCAGGTAGACCCCGGCCGTAACCATGGTGGCAGCATGGATCAGCGCCGAAACCGGGGTGGGGCCGGCCATTGCATCTGGAAGCCAGGTCTGCAGGGGCAGCTGGGCTGATTTTCCCACCGCTCCGCCAAGCAGAAGCAGCGCAATTACCGTGGGGCTGGCGGCGGCAGGCCATACGCCTTCCGTACCGCTCAGGATCTCCCGGATATTCAGGGTGCCGAATGCCTGGAACAGCATAAATAATCCGATGGCAAAGGCCGTATCGCCGATCCGGGTAACAATAAATGCTTTTTGCGCAGCCGCTCCGTTTACAGGATCCTTATACCAGAAACCGATAAGAAGGAAGGAGCAAAGGCCTACGCCTTCCCATCCCAAATACATCAGCAGCAGGTTGTCGGCCAGCACCAGCATCAGCATGGAGCCCACGAACAGGTTCAGGTAAGCGAAAAAGCGAGTGAAGCCCTCATCTTTGGCCATGTAGCCGGTGGAATAGACATGGATCAGGAAACCCACAAACGTAATGACAAAGGTAAAAACCAGTGACAGGGAATCCAGGTAAAGGGTGATCCCGGGGCTCCAGCCAGCCACGTCAAACCATTCCCAAAGCCGGAGTGTCAGGGGTTCGCCTTTCCCGGAAATAAACGCAACGCCGGTAATAATAGTCAGCAGCGCGGAAAGCCCCATGCTTCCGCAGCCAATGATCCCTGCTGCCGGTTTAGAAAGCCGGCCGCCGGCAAGGATCAGGATCATTGCTCCTAAATAGGGGAAAGCCGGAATTAACCACC is a window from the Anseongella ginsenosidimutans genome containing:
- the nuoL gene encoding NADH-quinone oxidoreductase subunit L, whose translation is MAWWLIPAFPYLGAMILILAGGRLSKPAAGIIGCGSMGLSALLTIITGVAFISGKGEPLTLRLWEWFDVAGWSPGITLYLDSLSLVFTFVITFVGFLIHVYSTGYMAKDEGFTRFFAYLNLFVGSMLMLVLADNLLLMYLGWEGVGLCSFLLIGFWYKDPVNGAAAQKAFIVTRIGDTAFAIGLFMLFQAFGTLNIREILSGTEGVWPAAASPTVIALLLLGGAVGKSAQLPLQTWLPDAMAGPTPVSALIHAATMVTAGVYLIARMHPIFELSPAAMSTVALIGALTLLIAGFSALCQRDLKRVLAYSTISQIGYMFLALGLGAWTAAIFHFFTHAFFKALLFLGAGAVIEALHHEQDMFKMGGLRKELPVVYWTFLAGSASLAALPLITAGFYSKDQIVWLAFAGENGSTWLWLAALTGAFLTAIYTFRMVFITFWGEVKTAVSHHPGKAMTVPLLILAFFSIFAGFIELPHNLGHITLFSGFLNTVLPVSHSVRESIALEWLSQGIAAILTFGGIYISWLFFIRKPQLLPGLDKSTRGLQRLFHSGWAFDQLYGALLVRPYKWLAAINREDITDKFYTSLASFSFWLNRQFIQTQTGILRQYILGAAIGALIILTISILA
- a CDS encoding tectonin domain-containing protein, yielding MKKRRISTEEYQFALSIFEREFPPRDEITITDGTGLGGRPYVRPTIDGHIRIYMGALYDKCLDSDSNKAAFAHELTHAWQIEHYGLLWYGAQAIDNQVLSDDAYSYVCDATKTLGDYNAEQQGEIISDYFRKDPCASAVARKTLHSQTWKLLIGSDGRDITVDANGVYYLVNTAGLIYRYEGKDWRRLSGSAGRSIAANNNSVCLVNTEGMIYRLISETWERMPGSDAIDIAINQDGAIWMVNTAGKIYQFQGSSWKQMPGSDGIRIAAGGGQVWLINTVGKIYQFNGSGWTQTSGSDGRDITVANDGTVFLTNTVGNIYQREGNNWTQLDGSDGSAISANNGKLALINTKGRLYYRNFGLMRNHDWNIAASSFVSTRQ
- a CDS encoding helix-turn-helix domain-containing protein; this encodes MNNSSLAQEIIALRKSKRLSQEKLAELASINLRTLQRIEKGETEPRGDTLRLIAAALEVPLENLFYALEKKDAQEKKDPQEQKDVPEKEDLPEKEDKSFLHFLNLSALSFWFIPFGNIFVPMFLWHIKKDQVKNARNLGKRIINFQITWSLAAFLLFCYLIMAKIMHLQLFFPPIVGWLMLPGFYILNTFLILLASYQLNSGREKIFSASLKIVR
- a CDS encoding head GIN domain-containing protein codes for the protein MKRFPAKLLISIILLSGCIPSATAQNSQSRDISGFEAISLEGSFEVFIEEGARESLRMEGDSETMNKIKTEVRDGTLKIYTERKWWDWKGWIDNGPVNIYITYKELNALSVSGSGTIKSESELRNNSLGLYVSGSGNIQAPINVSSLESHISGSGKLVVSGSSGEADIRVSGSGDFSGKNLEVNEAEIHISGSGNAWLRVEEELEARISGSGNVHYSGNPVRKSISSSGSGKAIARN
- a CDS encoding NADH-quinone oxidoreductase subunit N, which encodes MNGTDFMSILPLLICSAAALVLISAIAIRRNHLLMYILTLLSFLAAFAGVFYSYDSIPHIIEPLFIIDGAGIFSMGLILLAALAVTLLSYGYFEQRESRREEYYVLLVLATLGALVLVISRHFASLFLGLETLSVSLYGLIAYLRRRERSDEAGIKYLILAAFSSAFLLFGMALIYAQTGNMSFPEIGKSLAAMEQLTPLLMAGFGMMIVGIGFKLAVVPFHMWTADVYEGAPAPVTAFIATVSKGGMMILLLRFFAEVNAYRYPVLLLIFSVIAIISMFAGNLLALMQQNVKRLLAYSSVAHLGYLLVAFIAVAGNAGGAGVEAVIFYLVAYFITTLGAFGVLTVLSDPVRDAEKMEDYKGLLWNRPWLALVFTAMLLSLAGIPLTAGFIGKFYVVAAGVDSSRWLLVIMLVINSVIGLFYYLRLVVMMLQPPDARETSESLHPAFYIIGGTTLAALLLMLVWFGIYPGYLMDLIREMQIAAR
- a CDS encoding DUF4407 domain-containing protein, which produces MKKISRFFWFCAGANIPLLDKHPTEHNKYFSIGATVVFTALFAALAGGYALYFVFSGSPGAVLLVIFFGILWGLAIFNLDCYIVSSISKQDTAWKQFLQASPRIILAVLIAIVIARPLELKIFDKEIRAELKEQFLADAKARIDTVNKSFDKKYALESGRAAALKAEGDSLYKEINELRYVLNQEFFGEKTSQTSGIQGYGPYSKKKEEVIRQKEERLAYLRNEYARADSFILVRKKADGLLDQVIPGEATLDSLASLAGFADRNSALSGISELSTGQNDKSTAGAVLFITLLFVAFECMPVFVKLISSKGPYDEEILTRETLRIRELEREREATERIKNRTQETYIDAEAGKQSSIIRSKAIAELELTETAIEAWKNKERKGIAENITDYIRMK
- a CDS encoding Nramp family divalent metal transporter, whose product is MPEPTNNPLREDPYLLSEDSIREPPVTFSGKFRQLGPGFILSAAIVGSGELIATTTLGAKAGFITFWVILLSCLVKVTLQLEFGKHAIYSGETIMAAFNRLPGPRLGKASWTIWTWLFIQLFKLLQVGGIIGGVAIALHIAFAFLPVPAWTFLAAISAALLVYKGYYGSVEKLCLLMIGLFTLLTFASLFSLQYTPYALGWDEIASGLSFNLPVAAVGVAIAAFGITGVGGDEIMYYNYWCIEKGYARFTGPYRDTPEWQRRAKGWISVMYLDALFSMLIYTLVTAAFYLLGAAILHRQGTVPEGYAMIETLSYIYTETLGPWAKSVYLLGAFIVLYSTLFAALASWTRIFSDAFGQIGWLDFYRQETRKKSIAIMAWVFPFAWSLLYLFIKLPVLMILLGGFSTSILLLIVVFAAYNFRYRRTPANLLPTRFYDVSLWISALVILAVGVYSISKVI
- a CDS encoding complex I subunit 4 family protein, with the protein product MILAWLILILLTGGLLSWLIARWNVLLARYTALAAVLLDFAIALGIWLQNPSPGEWITDLNLEWIPRFGIRFHLALDGLSLLMLLLTFFLGALGVLCSWKEIRERPGFFHFNLLWVLAGITGVFLTMDLFLFYFFWEVMLIPMYFLIGIWGHANRIYAAYKFFIFTQASGLFMLLAILGLYFIQGQSSGNYSFDYFDLLGTELPAGIAGWLMGGFLLAFIVKLPAFPFHNWLPDAHGEAPTAGSLVLAGLLLKTGAYGLIRFVLPLFPEQAMNFAPWGMLLGVIGILYGGKLAFAQTDLKRLIAYTSVSHMGFVMLGVFAFTEMALQGVVMQMITHGISTGALFLLAGMLYERTHTRDITQMGGLWKGHPALGAAMMVFVMASLGLPGLGNFIAEFLTLNGTWPSNRLMTVLAATGLVIATIYSLRIMQKVFFGQTQKEWEFPDMRLREYLIMMPLVAAIIWLGLFPQKALETSENAIMKLNQPGSVFNISPGAPALNQAENTLKIQPGEKEVFDERN